A window of the Zonotrichia leucophrys gambelii isolate GWCS_2022_RI chromosome 18, RI_Zleu_2.0, whole genome shotgun sequence genome harbors these coding sequences:
- the MTNAP1 gene encoding mitochondrial nucleoid-associated protein 1, giving the protein MAAGAAGTELCPHCGRPFKRLRAHLPHCKAAPAAPAASPGPGPGSTARPVPSSARGSAARPSPASAPGAAPRSNPQPSATSGSAPEPSPAPHPRPAPATGPACPGTDPAAPGSGHDAVQDVARSLDLHPEEVEDVPQRLREGVKVVIEKHRARVVREKEPRSRGERTEPGPAPRKSAPKSRSKEAPSQGAAGSGSSKGGKSGLKATKTLREPAESSDSPGDLVQKKGRDKARAGGERVQMEAGERSEPPVCALHPRSLRLAPAEPIGAHGWGTAGNELGLPGLRGTAVPEPTVSTAPGLALQTQPVPSPGTAPGLALQTQPVPSPGTAPGLALQTQPVPSPGTAPGLALQTQPVPSPGTAPGLALPLTLQTQPRPSPALPLTPQTQPLCSARGLEWFPELYPESGGLRMFPGNRFHEDVRITVETARGGLAQGQQGPLADRPLMEVRLGELHTWISTCSFSAQGLLGAVQRAWGSYCAKYIHVKQGGPAGISMLLAGYCLLSYGWNYQHFKRHRWRKYH; this is encoded by the exons atggcggcgggagcggcggggacGGAGCTGTGCCCGCACTGCGGGCGGCCCTTCAAGCGGCTCCGCGCGCACCTCCCGCACTGCAAGGCCGCACCGGCAGCACCGGCAGcgagccccgggccgggccccggcAGCACCGCGCGGCCCGTCCCGAGCAGTGCCCGAGGTTCAGCGGCACGCCCGAGCCCCGCCAGCGCACCGGGAGCGGCGCCGCGATCGAACCCTCAGCCCTCCGCCACCAGCGGCAGCGCCCCGGAGCCGAGCCCAGCGCCGcatccccgcccggcccccgctACCGGCCCTGCCTGCCCCGGTACCGACCCCGCCGCCCCCGGTAGCGGCCACGACGCGGTGCAGGACGTGGCCCGCAGCCTGGACCTGCACCCCGAGGAGGTGGAGGATGTGCCCCAGAGGCTGCGGGAAGGGGTCAAGGTGGTGATCGAGAAGCACCGAGCCAGGGTGGTCCGGGAGAAGGAGCCGCGGAGCCGCGGGGAACGGACggagcccggccccgctccccgcaAATCTGCCCCGAAATCGCGGAGCAAGGAGGCACCGAGCCAGGGAGCCGCGGGGAGCGGGAGCTCCAAGGGAGGAAAAAGCGGCTTAAAGGCGACAAAGACACTGCGAGAGCCCGCTGAGAGCAGCGACAGCCCCGGTGACCTCGTCCAGAAGAAGGGAAGAGACAAAGCCCGAGCAGGAGGGGAGCGGGTGCAGATGGAAGCTGGGGAGCGATCTGAACCCCCCGTGTGTGCTCTGCACCCCCGGAGCCTCCGGCTGGCACCGGCGGAGCCCATCGGAGCTCACGGCTGGGGAACAGCCGGGAACGAGCTGGGgctgccggggctgcgggggacGGCAGTGCCCGAGCCCACCGTGagcacagccccggggctggcATTGCAAACCCAGCCCGTTCCGAgcccgggcacagccccggggctggcATTGCAAACCCAGCCCGTTCCGAgcccgggcacagccccggggctggcATTGCAAACCCAGCCCGTTCCGAgcccgggcacagccccggggctggcATTGCAAACCCAGCCCGTTCCGAgcccgggcacagccccggggctggctctgcccctcacactccaaacccagcccaggccgagcccagctctgcccctcacgccccaaacccagcccctctgctcgGCCCGGGGCTTGGAGTGGTTTCCAGAATTGTATCCCGAGTCAGGAGGGCTCAGGATGTTTCCAGGGAATCGTTTCCACGAGGATGTGAGGATCACGGTGGAGACAGCCAGGGGTGGATTGGCACAGGGGCAGCAAG GTCCCCTCGCCGACAGGCCCCTGATGGAGGTGAGGCTGGGCGAGCTGCACACCTGGATCAGcacctgcagcttctctgcccaggggctgctgggagcagtgcaGAGAG CCTGGGGCAGTTACTGTGCCAAGTACATCCACGTGAAGCAGGGGGGACCTGCTGGAATCTCCATGCTCCTGGCTGGCTACTGCCTGCTCAGCTATGGCTGGAACTATCAGCACTTCA AGCGGCACCGCTGGAGAAAATACcactga
- the CPSF4L gene encoding putative cleavage and polyadenylation specificity factor subunit 4-like protein isoform X4, whose translation MMQELVAGMERISLDSEADVEQLRAQPLPFPGVDSVQGHPRPGRTKPAVCKHWLRGLCKRGESCDFLHGYDASRVPECYFYSRFGECSNKDCPFLHAGATASTGRCPWYDRGFCWHGPLCKYKHMRRVMCANYLVGFCPEGPKCKFVQELDAHGGWYRGTWLLQRTGEVSMCQPRSHLHVAPSSCGTPGAAPRAPRACCRQAPAPREDQPDPVPARAGGLSWKCCWESDCSAPHSSGEDEEDEEEDDTHHGHSTGTASRVCPAQLTAQKALHAMSIGAWHSWLLPWHSWLRAAAALPRCEGCRPGWGQDFGHREGGDVLIPWERSTKHHV comes from the exons ATGAtgcaggagctggtggctgGCATGGAGAGGATCAGCTTGGACTCGGAGGCTGAtgtggagcagctcagagctcagcccctgcccttcCCGGGGGTGGACA gtgtgcagggccACCCCCGGCCCGGCAGGACCAAGCCCGCCGTGTGCAAGCATTGGCTGCGAGGGCTCTGCAAGAGAGGTGAAAGCTGCGATTTCCTGCACGGCTACGATGCCAGCCGGGTGCCCGAGTGCTATTTCTACTCCAGGTTCG GGGAGTGCAGCAACAAGGACTGTCCCTTCCTGCACGCCGGTGCCACCGCCAGCACCGGGCGCTGTCCCTGGTACGACCGAGGCTTCTGCTGGCACG GTCCCCTGTGCAAGTACAAGCACATGAGGAGGGTGATGTGTGCCAACTACCTGGTGGGCTTCTGCCCCGAGGGACCCAAGTGCAAATTCGTGCA GGAGCTGGATGCCCATGGGGGCTGGTACAGAGGgacctggctgctgcagaggacGGGGGAGGTGAGCATGTGCCAGCCAAGGAGCCACCTGCATGTGgcacccagcagctgtgggacaccaggggctgccccccgagcccccagagcctgctgcaggcaggcaccTGCTCCAAG agaGGATCAGCCAGaccctgtgccagccagagcaggaggactcagctggaaatgctgctgggaaaGTGACTGCAGTGCTCCACACAGCTcaggagaggatgaggaggatgaggaggaggacgaCACACACCATGGACACAGCACCGGGACAGCCAGCAGggtctgcccagcacagctcacagcacagaaagcacTGCATGCAATGTCAATCggggcctggcacagctggctgctcccctggcacagctggctgagggcagcagcagcactgccaaggtGTGAAGGGTGCAGGCCTGGCTGGGGCCAGGAttttgggcacagggagggcgGGGATGTGCTCATCCCTTGGGAAAGGAGCACAAAGCACCACGTTTGA
- the CPSF4L gene encoding putative cleavage and polyadenylation specificity factor subunit 4-like protein isoform X1: MMQELVAGMERISLDSEADVEQLRAQPLPFPGVDSVQGHPRPGRTKPAVCKHWLRGLCKRGESCDFLHGYDASRVPECYFYSRFGECSNKDCPFLHAGATASTGRCPWYDRGFCWHGPLCKYKHMRRVMCANYLVGFCPEGPKCKFVHLKAGLMPSSTDPSKGAGCPWGLVQRDLAAAEDGGERISQTLCQPEQEDSAGNAAGKVTAVLHTAQERMRRMRRRTTHTMDTAPGQPAGSAQHSSQHRKHCMQCQSGPGTAGCSPGTAG, from the exons ATGAtgcaggagctggtggctgGCATGGAGAGGATCAGCTTGGACTCGGAGGCTGAtgtggagcagctcagagctcagcccctgcccttcCCGGGGGTGGACA gtgtgcagggccACCCCCGGCCCGGCAGGACCAAGCCCGCCGTGTGCAAGCATTGGCTGCGAGGGCTCTGCAAGAGAGGTGAAAGCTGCGATTTCCTGCACGGCTACGATGCCAGCCGGGTGCCCGAGTGCTATTTCTACTCCAGGTTCG GGGAGTGCAGCAACAAGGACTGTCCCTTCCTGCACGCCGGTGCCACCGCCAGCACCGGGCGCTGTCCCTGGTACGACCGAGGCTTCTGCTGGCACG GTCCCCTGTGCAAGTACAAGCACATGAGGAGGGTGATGTGTGCCAACTACCTGGTGGGCTTCTGCCCCGAGGGACCCAAGTGCAAATTCGTGCA cctCAAGGCCGGGCTGATGCCGAGCAGCACAGACCCATCCAAG GGAGCTGGATGCCCATGGGGGCTGGTACAGAGGgacctggctgctgcagaggacGGGGGAG agaGGATCAGCCAGaccctgtgccagccagagcaggaggactcagctggaaatgctgctgggaaaGTGACTGCAGTGCTCCACACAGCTcaggagaggatgaggaggatgaggaggaggacgaCACACACCATGGACACAGCACCGGGACAGCCAGCAGggtctgcccagcacagctcacagcacagaaagcacTGCATGCAATGTCAATCggggcctggcacagctggctgctcccctggcacagctggctga
- the CPSF4L gene encoding putative cleavage and polyadenylation specificity factor subunit 4-like protein isoform X3: MMQELVAGMERISLDSEADVEQLRAQPLPFPGVDSVQGHPRPGRTKPAVCKHWLRGLCKRGESCDFLHGYDASRVPECYFYSRFGECSNKDCPFLHAGATASTGRCPWYDRGFCWHGPLCKYKHMRRVMCANYLVGFCPEGPKCKFVQELDAHGGWYRGTWLLQRTGERGSARPCASQSRRTQLEMLLGK, translated from the exons ATGAtgcaggagctggtggctgGCATGGAGAGGATCAGCTTGGACTCGGAGGCTGAtgtggagcagctcagagctcagcccctgcccttcCCGGGGGTGGACA gtgtgcagggccACCCCCGGCCCGGCAGGACCAAGCCCGCCGTGTGCAAGCATTGGCTGCGAGGGCTCTGCAAGAGAGGTGAAAGCTGCGATTTCCTGCACGGCTACGATGCCAGCCGGGTGCCCGAGTGCTATTTCTACTCCAGGTTCG GGGAGTGCAGCAACAAGGACTGTCCCTTCCTGCACGCCGGTGCCACCGCCAGCACCGGGCGCTGTCCCTGGTACGACCGAGGCTTCTGCTGGCACG GTCCCCTGTGCAAGTACAAGCACATGAGGAGGGTGATGTGTGCCAACTACCTGGTGGGCTTCTGCCCCGAGGGACCCAAGTGCAAATTCGTGCA GGAGCTGGATGCCCATGGGGGCTGGTACAGAGGgacctggctgctgcagaggacGGGGGAG agaGGATCAGCCAGaccctgtgccagccagagcaggaggactcagctggaaatgctgctgggaaaGTGA
- the CPSF4L gene encoding putative cleavage and polyadenylation specificity factor subunit 4-like protein isoform X2 has translation MMQELVAGMERISLDSEADVEQLRAQPLPFPGVDSVQGHPRPGRTKPAVCKHWLRGLCKRGESCDFLHGYDASRVPECYFYSRFGECSNKDCPFLHAGATASTGRCPWYDRGFCWHGPLCKYKHMRRVMCANYLVGFCPEGPKCKFVHLKAGLMPSSTDPSKGAGCPWGLVQRDLAAAEDGGGEHVPAKEPPACGTQQLWDTRGCPPSPQSLLQAGTCSKRGSARPCASQSRRTQLEMLLGK, from the exons ATGAtgcaggagctggtggctgGCATGGAGAGGATCAGCTTGGACTCGGAGGCTGAtgtggagcagctcagagctcagcccctgcccttcCCGGGGGTGGACA gtgtgcagggccACCCCCGGCCCGGCAGGACCAAGCCCGCCGTGTGCAAGCATTGGCTGCGAGGGCTCTGCAAGAGAGGTGAAAGCTGCGATTTCCTGCACGGCTACGATGCCAGCCGGGTGCCCGAGTGCTATTTCTACTCCAGGTTCG GGGAGTGCAGCAACAAGGACTGTCCCTTCCTGCACGCCGGTGCCACCGCCAGCACCGGGCGCTGTCCCTGGTACGACCGAGGCTTCTGCTGGCACG GTCCCCTGTGCAAGTACAAGCACATGAGGAGGGTGATGTGTGCCAACTACCTGGTGGGCTTCTGCCCCGAGGGACCCAAGTGCAAATTCGTGCA cctCAAGGCCGGGCTGATGCCGAGCAGCACAGACCCATCCAAG GGAGCTGGATGCCCATGGGGGCTGGTACAGAGGgacctggctgctgcagaggacGGGGGAGGTGAGCATGTGCCAGCCAAGGAGCCACCTGCATGTGgcacccagcagctgtgggacaccaggggctgccccccgagcccccagagcctgctgcaggcaggcaccTGCTCCAAG agaGGATCAGCCAGaccctgtgccagccagagcaggaggactcagctggaaatgctgctgggaaaGTGA